The genome window atatataatataaaaaaaagcttataaaggctaattattattaaagtttaaaaaaggaattactaaaatctatccttttcttaaggtatattattagcgctctatatatacctaagctgctcttttattacttagtccccctctttataccccctgagctatcccttaactaacgaggcctGATAATTAACCCCTAATATTCCCCGTTTTGCGCAGAAATGATCTCTCTAGCTACCGGCACATCGAAAAGGCAAGCAAAGGAGGCCGCCGTATAAGCCGTCGCATAGTACCGCCCATAACTCTCCGTCTTGCAGAGTTTGCCGATACAAACCGGGCTGATGCTAATGTTATTCCCGCTAGCGAAGCCAAACAGGACCACGAAGACGACGATGCCCGCCATAGAGGAGCCCGCCGGCAGCCACACGGCCAAGCAAGCGACGATGCTCAGCACAAGAGCCAGGATATTGGAGTTGAAAGGCCCGGCAAAGTCACTGAACCATCCTGCCAAGATACGTCCAGCTACACTTCCAGCATTCAGAATCGTAGGGATTTGATACGCAAAGTCGATATCGAAGCCCTTATGAATGGCATAGCTCGATATGTACGTGAGAGGAATGAAGAGCGACCACTCAAGGAGGAAGATGCCGAGCGTAGTCAACGCAAATGCTGGATCACGAAGTATACGGATGTTGGGATGAACCGAGGCGTTGGGGTTGGGTGGTAGTCGTCTGTCGATGAGAAGGGTCGCAGCCCCGCAGAAAACGAGGACGATGAACCCAACGGTCCGGATCGCCCATGCCCAGCCAGCTCGTTCGAAGAGGGCGCGGAGCCTCATGGGGTATACGATGCCTCCGAAACAACCTCCAGTGGAAGCAATGCCGGTGGCGAGTCCTCTGCGGTGGTAGAACCAGTGACCGACGGCTGCGAAGGACGGCGTGAACAAGAGGGAGGCGCCGACGCCGTTGAGGACTCCGAAGACGAGCATGAAGTGCCAGAACTCTGGTCAAAGATTATTGTCAGCTAACTAAATTTATAAGGTTCCAAAGGTCGTAAGGAAGAGTATACGCACGCGTAGAGATGCTCAACAACATCTGAGCCGCCACGACACAGACGGGGCCGGACAGGATCAACCACTTCGGGCCATACTTGTCAAAGACGGGGCCAATGTAGATCCCACAGAAGAAGCAGAGGAACATGTACATGGAGAAAATCCAGCCGATGGTGCCTTCGCTGTAACCTTGTAGCTGGTGGGAGCTGATGTAGGCGTGGATGGTCGCCACGCTGTTTGAGATGCCCAAGGCCGAGAAGGATGCGAACCAGGAGCCTAGCACGACAGACCAAGCTCGCAGGCCTCCTTCGGGGTATTCATCTTCTGGGTTCGGGATGGTCTCGTCGATGCTCGGGTTGTACTGCGGTTCCGGCTTCGAGTCTCGGTTTTCGGCCCTATCGGTAGTGTGGTTCCGAGTCATGTCGTGATTTCCCTCAGGCGCGACCTGGTTCTGCTGAGAGGATCTCAGTGGTTGAGACATCTTCAACTTGGCAAGTCGCTTGAGTAAACAGATGGTTTGGAGAGAAATGAGCAAACATCATCTAGAGACTTGGGGAGCTCCAGCGAGATAAATAGTCTTCGCAGCCGAGTGATTAGTGACTCAAGCAACAATGGCAATAATCTCTTCCATTCCCCTAAAGGTAATTGTAATCGAGGTATTGACTTTCGAAAACCAACGCAACTAAAGACGTTTAGACTCCATAGGGAAAAAATGCATGGGTCATCCTACATATTTCTACATATGCACTCCATGCAAAGCGCGCCCTGCAACTGACATCCAAGAAGAAAGCGGGCTAGACCTCTACGGGAAAGAGAAAAAATTTAAAATTCCAACAACAGCGTCTTCAACCCGGCCACTTCTTTGTTTCCTTGACAAAAGAATATGGGCACCAGCCAATGACCTGTCGTCTTCCTCTTTCGCGTTTTCTTAGAAAGGTAACTTACGCCTATGTGGGACCGGCGTCGGCATCGGCTCCGGCTCAACGACCGGTGTCGCAATCGCGGGAAAACAGGGGACCCCACAAGTGGGGCGGCCCGAAAGGCAGTTTAAACGTCACATCTCCCACCTCCAAATGACTCCGAGACTCGGAATGAACGCTAGATCTTACCTTTAGAAGACAAGCCGTCAACCCACACGAATCTCCCGCCAGGGTCACACCAGGGAAGGAAACTCGAGACGATGCTCCTCCAGATCGTGGGCTCTCTCCAACACCTCCGGGCCTCGACCATCGTCTACGCTCTCatcgccctcctcctccccgtcACCCTCACCCTAGCCTTCATCCTCCACAATGGCGATGCCGCATCCACGCGCAGGAAGCTCCGGAACCTGGAGTCCATAGGTGTCCCGGCCAATAAGAGCCACATGGCAGACCAATTCGGCTCCAAATATGCATTACCGGAAGACACACCATCGAGCAACCCGGGGCCGATCCGCATCAAGTCAATCTACATCCACCCGATCAAATCCTGCGGCTTCGTCGAAGTAGACAGAGCCCTCCTCACAAAGACAGGCTTCGCCTACGACAGATGCTTCGCCCTCGCAGCCGAGACGCCGGACCCGGAAACGGGCGCCGTCTCCTGGAAACTCATCAGCCAACGCACGAAGCCAAATATGTGCCACATCCAGACAGAAATCTACCTCCCTCGGAAGAACAGCGACCAGCGAGACCCCCTAGTCCAAGCCGGCGGCTGTGTCCTCGTAACCTTCTCAGACCCAGACCCCCCAACCTGGACCCAACGCATCGAGACCTTCCTCTCAAACCCCTTCAACCCCTCCGCAACACCCCAAATCTCCTTCATCGTGCCTCTGAACCCGCCTTCAACCCTCGTAGACGAATTCAACATCGGCCTCAAAACCTTTGGCATCCACGCCCGCGACGCCTCCGGGCTAGATATGTCCCGCATCCCCTCCGTCGCCACGACCCTCCTGCCGAAACTGAAGAAATTCCTCGCCATCCCGCCGAACCGCGGCCTGACGCTCACGCGCTGCACCCCCGAGACCTTGACGCGGACGACCCTCAACCTCGCGCCCGTGAGCTACATCGGCTCGCCCGCCGTCCACGGATACACGGACCAGCAGCCCGTCAACCTCAACAGCTTATCCTCCGTCCACGCCGTATCAGCGCTGCTGCCGCCGGAGAACAGACCGCTTGACGCCCTCCGCTTCCGCGCGAATCTATGGGTCACGGGAGCGCCGGCGTACGTGGAAGAGACGTGGAAGCGATACCGCATCATCCCCAAGGAAGACCTCTCAGATAACAGAAAGCCGCGGGCGGACGTCTCACCAAAGCTCTCCGTCGTCTGTAGAACATCCCGCTGTACGATGCCAAACGTCAACCTCGCTACGGCAACCTTTGACACGGAGAACCCTGCGTCCgctgagaagaagaaggggaaGCCGCAGCCCAGCACGACGCTGATTGAGCACCGTACTCCGGAAACGGGGAATCCCAAGGCGCTGGGATACCTCGGGATGCATTGCGTGCCCGAGGACGATGATCTGGACGAGGCTAGGAGGCAAGGCAAGGGGCTGTATGTCCATGTCGGCGATGAAGTTGAAGTTCTTGAGACGGGGGAGCATTTGTATGGGTCTACTGCGAATGATTATTGAGGTGGCTACTCTCTGGGAGGGTTTGGGAGAAGGAGACCTGAGCGGCAATGGAAGCGCTGCTGCTTGAGACTTGCATGGAAAGGTAATGAAGGCGATATCTGAATCAGCTTATTGAGGAGGGAATATGGAAGCAATCCGGTGCAAGGTGCTTAGGAGCCAGGGTGGCATCGAAAATGTTCGCCCTTTGTGGTTAAGGGTTTCCGCTAGATGGAAGGCCTGAATGGCTTTACTAGCCAGTTGGAAGTTGCCGAAGTGGAATTACCCGCTAACTCGAAAACTTTCTTATTGTTTGGCCTCATGCAATGGCAAGTTTGGTACTTAGCATAGATTGTGATGTAGACAAAAGCTGATAGTGATGGCTTTGGACCGGTATAGGCCAACATGATGTCCTCCACAACCCAGCAAGAACCAAGGTCTGCAGAAAAGGGTTTAGCATCAACACGAGATGGATGGGGGATCTTGATGAAATGAAGCCTCTAATCGTCTATATGCTGCTGGCTTTCATCGCCTGCTTCATTCTATTCCACATCTACATCTATACCAATCCGTCTACACCACATCACTCCATCACAACCCACAGTCTCCAAAGCCCATCTTTCAAGCCTATCAAACCTCTGCTAAACTCCCAAAACAACCCATCACTTACCTCCCAACGCCAACCTCCCCAAGCACCCTCCTCGCCCCCAGCTCCCTCCACTTCCCCACCGTCTCCGGCCTCGAAGCCCACACGACACCAAGCATACCAACAGCATTCACATCCGCCCCGTCAACGCCCGCCTTCACCCTCGGAACCACAACAATCCACCGCCGTCCGAGAATAACATTATGCGGCACCGCCACGGCCCTCCCGTCCCCGTCCTCCTCGACAACCTCCTCCCGGCCGGGAATCAGCTCCGTCGCCTGGCGGAGCATGGCTCTGTATTTCGCCGTGAGGTCCTTTGTCGAGGGTGGCGATGTGCCGCTAAAGCGGTGGATGAAGTACCGGAACGGCGGCTCTTGCTTCCCGTCACCGACCGCTTCCGCCCCTGTCCCGGACCCGGCGTCGACGAGGTCAGGCCACATGGGAATCGCTCCCGGTGCAGGGATAACCTGCATATGCTTGTGCAACCGACTACACCCGCCCTCCTTACCACAGTTGAAGATGACCAAGTACTCTCGTCTCTTCTCTTCCTCACCATCAGCACCAGCATCAGCATCACCTCCCCACCCCAAATTCAACCCTCCCAAAACCTGAACAGCAGCCCCTAGATCCCGCCCATCCAACCCCTCAAACTGCCTTCTCCTCCCATCGGCAGTCAAGAGGAGAAGATGCGGCCTGTACGCGCAGAACTTGTTGAACGCCAGCACATGCGTAGCCTCTTCatccccgccgccgccgacggtCGTGAGCTCGAAGCCCGCGATGCTGATGTCGCCTCCGGGAAGGTTTCCTTCTTCATCGAGGGTGATCTTGTTGTTCCTGTGTTTGCCGTCTTCTTGGGTACGAGTGTTGGCGTGCGAGGTTGCGCTTGCGTTTGTCCGAGACGGAGGGCCATTGTCGTCTGCTTCGTCTAGCTCCGCGTTGTCTTCTACCGCGGCGGGCTTGCTTTTCAACGCAGCCGTTAAGCGGAACTCAAACTAGACAGAATCGTCAGCTTCTGCGATTCCCTACGATTCCCTTGGTTTTAAAGCCCTCTACTATCCCTTTCTCTACCCCTTATCACCATCTGTCTCAGTTTTCTCGTCAAGTAAAAAGCAAGATGGGAACGTACGGATACGCCCGTTATTCGTACCACAACTACAAGGATGAAATCCGGTGAAGAAGagaaaagagaaaagaaCTGACCTTGAAACCTCCATCCTCGTGATAAATCTTCTCCATGTCCTCCGCGTACATCACGATCCCGTCACGAACCTTTTCATCAAAGGCAGCGAGGACCGAGGCCTCGGTTATCGGAGAAGCCATTGCGCTTCTCCCTGCTCTGATGAGGTCCCACGCTTGGAGATGATTCAAAAGCGGCAACTAAGAGATGAATGCCGAATTATAAATTGGAGCGAAGTATTAACAGGATGTTAATATGAGAGGAGTTGTTGTACTCCGTAGACGAATCGACATGTTGAACGTCGCAGGAGTGGCAGTCGGAATGAAAGCCGGTTATTGGCCAGCTGCATATGACGACATCAGAAAGTATCCCCTTGCATCGATAATTGCACAACGCGACAACGTTCAATCTTAGTTTCTGAACTCCCAGAATAGTTTCCAGCATGATGTTTGCGACAAGTCATAGTTGAATTTGATGCTATTAAGATTTTAGAGTATCAACCGCGTGACGTTCCTCTCGCGCCAGCTTTTACGTTTTGTCTCCAAAAGAGGTATTATACTACAATTTTCCACCACGCTTGATCCCCCCCTGACGCCATCATCGACTCGTCAATATGCCCCCCCTTAGGTAGACACTGCCTGCACCTCGTCTCATACTGGGAACGGCTTATGATGCCAGATACACCCCCGTTCTACACCACCGTCGACCCCGTCCCTCGTTATATGGGCAATCCTTTCTACGCAGGAGGAACGGGGGCAGCGGGACCGGTGCCAGTCGCGGCGCCTCGTTGGGCGGGAGGAGGGAGGAAGAGGGGCAGGTAGCTGACGGCAAGAGCCATGACTGTCACGTATCGTCAGTGAACAGGCTCGTGAAAATGCGACCAAGGGGTCGGGTAGATACATACCTGACATGCCCACGGAGAAGTATCCCGGCGTCGCGGAGCTCTTCTTCGTCTCCTCGCTCTCACCAAGCCAAGTCTGAATGCTGAAGACGACGGAAGCCCTATTTCATAGCCTGTCAGTAAGTCTGATCTTCGACCAAAGCTCATGTAGACCCCTGTGCTATGGTTGCTTGGCCGCCACAGCTCGGTGCAGCGCCAGCAATGCTATTCGTCTCGCTGAGGGTGAACAGGAAATGCGCCATACCATCCGATAAACTTGTTGCGCGTAAGCATCGCAGCCATTGGCAGGGTAGAAGACAGCGTCGAGGAGAGCTCGGTGGAGTCGCCCTTGGCCTTGGGCTCCTGATAGGGGACGACTGCGCGGGAGACAAAGGTTAGCAGACATTCGCGACAGGATAGGAAAGGTGCAAAACATACTCAGGTCCGGCCGACGCATATCCCGCTTGGACGCCATTGTGAGAGCTCTGGTTGAATTGGATGTGCTGTACGTGGAAGGCAGAGAGCTATAGCGGAGGGGGTTCGATAGATACCACGGTCCTGGATGCGCGAATGAAGCTCTCACCTCAAGTGACAGGGCCGCACTCCAACAGAAAAGTGGCGCCTAAGTCTTCAGGCAGCAACACACGCGACCCCAAAGAGCTGGGGAAGGACAGAAGGGAAAGGGAAGGGATAGGCTGGCCGATTGCCCCGCCCCGCTTGCACACACTCAGCCGACGACACGTTTTCTGCTATATCTACGCCCCCCCACTCTTCTCTCCCGGAAGGTGCCTGGGGGTGTGTATCTTGTCGCGCGAGCCGTCAAGCGGCCCCTCCGAACGCCGCCGCCCCACGAACCGATCTGACAGTGGGAAGCAAAAGTTGCAGAGATTCCGAGGGACGCGGATTCCGATAACGAACAGGCTCACACTTTGCGTGCCCGGGATTTCCAGAAACCTGATACTAAAAGATGGGGATCGCCGTCTGCCCAGTGCGAAGGTGGGAGGACGCTCCCGCCGACGGGCTTAACCTTGCGATGGTGTTCGTTCCGCTGCCGAATTCGACTCCATGAGTGTGTCCGGGAATTGGAGAGCCAAGTTTACAGACTGCAACGGATAACCTCCGCTGGACATTGTCTACGTGTGCCAACGCTCTGTAGGGGGAGATATGACAGGATCCCGAAATGTCTGACTCTGGGACGTGGACCACTGGATACTCTGGGTGTCGAAGTTTGCGGGGCCTCGGAAGATGCGGCCTACGGAGGGTCCAAAAGAAAGGAGAAGGGCAGAACAGCTGCATATTACTCCGGCGTCTTCTCCGTGGCCGTGGTAATCATTCGCAGCATGGAGCTTTGCCGGAGCATTTTGTTTTGCGCGCCTGCACGGCACCCTTACGAAATCCCCTTCTCCGTTATCTGGCGCGGAAAGTATCGCCCGTATGCGGGCCCCTCTGCAGCAAGACGAGCACGAGATAACAGCTAGGCCGCGGCCGTCTGCCCTTGCAGGCACAGCTATATTCCCCCACACGGGGCCTGCAGGAGAAGGAAAGGAGGGCCCTGGTGGCCCTTTTTTGGAGTTCGCTTGGAACTTTCGAAAGAAGGTTTTCGACATCTTCTGGGGCCCTGGGCTGGGCATTGTCGGGGAAGCGGCCTTGGAGTCTGGAGATGCGGTGTGCTAACACTGCTGCTATACCTACCATCGTGGCCTGTGCTTGTCCAAATAGCCCTCCAGACGCGGACTTTGGTCGCAGCGACACGGAGCCTAACATGATAGATGTCGTTTGGCGAATAAGAGCCGGATAACTCAAGTTGGGCCCTGCGAAACGTGGATGCCGCTGGAGAGGAGTCTGGTAGAGTGATGGAACACGGAATAAAAGCCAACGAAAGGCCTCCAGCTGGCATAGTTGATGGGTCTGTTTGACACGCAAAAGCCCACTCAGCACCAGCAGAGCCCGAAGCAAGTCAGGCACGGCGACCCGACTACCTATGATTGCGCATACCTCATCAGAAAAATGTCTCAAAAGTTGGTGACCGCGGTCATACGGGAGCAGGTCGTGTCAGCTGAAAGAAGATGGCCGATACCATCGTGTGTTTTCTTGTGTTTATGGCAGGTGTTCGGCGGCTTCTCACTGGCCACCCCCGCCAGGTACCACCTGATTTGCAGGGGCGGATCGCATGCAGCATGATGGCAGATTGCGTGACACCTGGCGGCGATTCAGCCATCAAAGACATGGACAGCGCGTGGGCGACGCAAACCAAGCAGCCGCGGTGCCACGACGGCCCGGTGCCTGGTCTGGTGTAGTAAGACCGGCGGGCGTGGTTTGGCACGTTTTGGTTCGCCGGCCGAAGACAAACTTTCCCAGGGCCTGGAGAAGGAGTCTACCCCAGGGCCCCAAGGAGAGTCGCGATAGTCGACCAGGATGCTGTTCGATAGAAGCCGAAGGGTACTATAGCCCCCCTCCTTCAGTGGTCGAGCCAGTGGTTGAAAAGGTCCTGGGGATAATGAGAGCCAGAGACAGGTGTCCCACGAGACCGGAGAGTATGGACGAAACGCGGGAAGAGTTAGGGCCGGTTTTTTGTGTCAAACGGGGATGATGGGTGCTGTGAATCTGGTGGCCATTCTCTGCGGAAAGCAGTGCCGCTCGCTCAGATCGTCTACCAATTTTGCAGAGTTGGGCCTGTTCTTCTTGTCCCTCACCACCTGTTCGGGAGTCGGGAGAGCGGGCTGATGGGACGGTGGGAGAGAGGGAGGGGGAAGGGATGAGACAAAACACACGGGGTCGTAGACAAATCAGATCCAAGAGAGAAAAGGGCAGGCAAGACAGGCGTCGCTCGAAGCGAATGTGTCGATAATGGCGATGATGCGTCGTCCTGTCGATTTTGGGTTGGATGGTGGCGTTGAAGTAAAGCACCCGAAAGTGGTAGCTAAGATGCAAGTGGCAGCTAGTTACGGAGACGAATACTTGCCAACCTGCCCCTCTGCGAAAGCGACAACTGCCCAGGTGTATTCGATAGATACTAAGAACTGACAAACTACCCACGGAAGGGACGTTTGGTGCGATTGGACGGGTTAAGAGAGCGACAGAAGGCCAGGCCGGGCGATAGGAGCAGCTGTACTCCGTAGTCGTCTTGGGATCTTGGACCGACTGCGGCTAACAACATCCCAACAGCCTATTCCGGCTTCCTCTCTCCGCCCTTCCGTCTGGTGATGTGTAGATGGGCTCTGCCATTCCAGCGGTACGGAACACCGAAGGAAGCAAGATTTAGACCTGGGCGAAGGGGACACCCGGGCGTTTGGGTTCCCTAGCCTGTCGGAGTTTCCAGTGTGCTGCCCACTCCAGGTACCTCCAGAGTCCAGAGTATCCGTACAGGTAGGAAGAGTCGAAGAGAGTGCAAGTGTCTTTACTAAGCGGTGGCCCGGTCCTTGTCAGCATCGACTGCGAACTGACACTTGTCTAATTTAGCATGCTTCGGGTTATTTTGATGACTGTCAAAGTTTATACGCGAGGATGCAAGTCTGATACGGAGCTTGGGAAAGAGGCAAAAGGAGGCttacgatgatgatgatatTGATAATGGCGATAAGTATCTGTAATACATCATTGTCTTACATCTCAGCACTCCAAAGAGCCCATATGGATACACTGAGTGACTGACAAGGAACGACTTTTAGAACTGGACAAGCCAGAAAGGAAACAAGACCGGGGCGAAGGTCACTTGGAGGCGGGAGTGGGCGAATCAGCTGTAAGACATTGGTTGAACAAACCAATGAGACGGACTGGGCCCCATGGCGGCGGACGGGGGTTGTCCTTGGACTGGCGGATTTTGGAGGTTCCATTAGCATCAGGGGACTgagaggagagagagaggaaaaGAGACAGAAGGGGGGGAGGTGTGTGTTCTTTTCCCCCAGCTGATCGAAGAATCGGCCTAACCTATTCAAGCCAAGGCGCCAGCTTGGCCTGGTTGTCGTCGATAATTTGTTGACAGGAAGCTTCCGATTTCCATTCCTAGTTCATTACATCGCATCGTTACCAATTGTTCATCATACGACCAGTCTCAGGTTACGGTCTGCAGGTAGGCAAATGAACAAGATGAATCTGCCTATTACTTGAGTATTGTGTTGCTGTAGCAAATGGGTTTCCCAGCCTCATCTTTTACCGCTAGTTGTTTCCCCCttttgccgccgccgccttaAAGCCTGCCGCGTATCCGCCTGCTTTATGCCGAAACACCAAACTGTTCTTTTTCCTTAGCCAAGAACGGGACGTTGCTGTTTGGTCCATGTCTGCATCGTGTGGTCTGGGAAGTGGGTGTAAACTCTGTCCT of Colletotrichum lupini chromosome 8, complete sequence contains these proteins:
- a CDS encoding riboflavin transporter MCH5, producing the protein MSQPLRSSQQNQVAPEGNHDMTRNHTTDRAENRDSKPEPQYNPSIDETIPNPEDEYPEGGLRAWSVVLGSWFASFSALGISNSVATIHAYISSHQLQGYSEGTIGWIFSMYMFLCFFCGIYIGPVFDKYGPKWLILSGPVCVVAAQMLLSISTQFWHFMLVFGVLNGVGASLLFTPSFAAVGHWFYHRRGLATGIASTGGCFGGIVYPMRLRALFERAGWAWAIRTVGFIVLVFCGAATLLIDRRLPPNPNASVHPNIRILRDPAFALTTLGIFLLEWSLFIPLTYISSYAIHKGFDIDFAYQIPTILNAGSVAGRILAGWFSDFAGPFNSNILALVLSIVACLAVWLPAGSSMAGIVVFVVLFGFASGNNISISPVCIGKLCKTESYGRYYATAYTAASFACLFDVPVAREIISAQNGEY
- a CDS encoding ATP adenylyltransferase, whose translation is MASPITEASVLAAFDEKVRDGIVMYAEDMEKIYHEDGGFKFEFRLTAALKSKPAAVEDNAELDEADDNGPPSRTNASATSHANTRTQEDGKHRNNKITLDEEGNLPGGDISIAGFELTTVGGGGDEEATHVLAFNKFCAYRPHLLLLTADGRRRQFEGLDGRDLGAAVQVLGGLNLGWGGDADAGADGEEEKRREYLVIFNCGKEGGCSRLHKHMQVIPAPGAIPMWPDLVDAGSGTGAEAVGDGKQEPPFRYFIHRFSGTSPPSTKDLTAKYRAMLRQATELIPGREEVVEEDGDGRAVAVPHNVILGRRWIVVVPRVKAGVDGADVNAVGMLGVVWASRPETVGKWRELGARRVLGEVGVGR